One Thalassotalea hakodatensis DNA segment encodes these proteins:
- a CDS encoding cytochrome C assembly family protein — protein MDFSSIFSLIAFVCYIMASIAVVVRLFHPKGPNIVKVLFIGSIAIISHTLSTGHFLFSEQSVNFALPNVISLVTLIICLSITALALKYKVNLLLPVVYVFAGLWQLTSLFIPHKSNIPLITTDFAVASHVILALIAYCILIIAMLFAFQVTYINMKLKDKNLLAVNHLPPLMQVEGQLFAILAIGTLGLVVSQLVGVIFLQDFLANNAHKTVLSLLALLLYCFTLWGHFKQGWRGHRVLMLIISATTLLTLAYFGSRFVKEFLLS, from the coding sequence TTGGATTTTTCATCAATTTTCAGCTTAATCGCTTTTGTTTGCTATATCATGGCATCTATAGCAGTCGTTGTTCGTTTATTTCATCCAAAAGGACCAAACATTGTTAAAGTATTGTTTATTGGTTCTATCGCGATTATTAGTCATACGTTATCTACCGGGCATTTTTTGTTTTCAGAACAAAGTGTAAATTTTGCGCTGCCGAACGTTATTTCATTAGTAACACTGATTATTTGCTTGTCGATCACTGCGCTAGCACTTAAATATAAAGTAAATTTACTTTTACCTGTTGTCTATGTATTCGCTGGCTTATGGCAATTAACCTCATTGTTTATTCCGCATAAAAGCAATATACCTTTAATCACAACAGATTTTGCAGTTGCTAGCCATGTTATTTTAGCGTTAATCGCATACTGTATTTTAATTATTGCGATGTTATTTGCCTTCCAAGTCACCTATATCAATATGAAATTAAAAGATAAAAATTTATTAGCGGTAAACCACTTACCACCGTTAATGCAAGTTGAGGGACAATTATTTGCAATTTTAGCGATTGGCACACTAGGATTAGTAGTAAGTCAGCTTGTCGGCGTTATCTTTTTACAAGACTTTTTGGCAAATAATGCGCATAAAACAGTATTGTCATTGCTTGCGTTACTCCTCTACTGTTTTACTTTGTGGGGTCATTTCAAACAGGGCTGGCGAGGACACCGCGTACTTATGTTAATTATTTCAGCGACGACGCTACTCACTCTCGCGTATTTTGGTAGTCGTTTTGTGAAAGAATTTCTATTATCTTAG
- a CDS encoding sensor histidine kinase, protein MTLNNVEYLYRNYSKTQLYWIFQACGWFVYSTTFIWDNVFFNHEDFTATLDTAITFTLFGFTGFLLSLVLRAIYQKLEQKNFFAFLTIAFISCNVLALLWTVSKKLYIWYFLYPDVYTKWINNDIPFSAIFLYYSSSLLVFLVWSAFYSGVNFHIKSIEQNKRILKIQADHDKAKLELLRYQLNPHFLFNSLNAASNLAMRGDGEKTSDMLAKLATFLRFSLDNSPTDRVTLQQDLSVMEKYLEIESIRFGDRLKVVWQVDPNSLQTLVPNFLIQPLIENVIKHALNTSKSQSVLTITAQLNNSHLYLSVSDNGPLTSLDAIHSSKGIGLSNIKQRLELFYCHDYQLNMNINEPHGLNVEIVIPTDIKKP, encoded by the coding sequence ATGACTTTAAATAACGTCGAATATTTATATCGTAATTATAGTAAAACTCAGCTGTATTGGATTTTTCAAGCGTGCGGTTGGTTTGTCTATTCAACCACTTTCATTTGGGACAACGTTTTTTTTAATCATGAAGATTTTACCGCTACATTAGATACGGCAATTACTTTTACCTTGTTTGGCTTTACCGGTTTTTTACTTTCTCTGGTACTCAGAGCAATCTATCAAAAGTTAGAACAAAAAAATTTCTTTGCATTTCTAACAATCGCTTTTATTTCATGTAACGTGTTAGCATTACTTTGGACCGTTAGTAAAAAATTATATATTTGGTACTTTTTATATCCAGATGTGTACACGAAGTGGATTAATAATGACATCCCTTTTAGTGCAATTTTTCTCTATTACTCGAGCTCATTACTAGTATTCTTAGTTTGGTCTGCATTTTATAGTGGTGTCAATTTCCATATTAAATCCATTGAACAAAACAAACGGATATTGAAAATCCAAGCAGATCATGACAAAGCAAAATTAGAACTACTTAGGTATCAACTCAATCCTCATTTTTTGTTTAATTCACTTAATGCAGCTTCCAACCTTGCAATGAGAGGGGACGGTGAAAAAACTAGTGATATGTTGGCCAAACTAGCCACGTTTTTACGATTTTCTTTAGATAATTCACCAACCGATCGTGTTACTTTGCAACAAGATCTCAGTGTCATGGAAAAATACTTAGAAATTGAAAGCATAAGGTTTGGCGATCGTTTAAAAGTCGTTTGGCAGGTTGATCCAAACAGCCTGCAAACTCTAGTACCAAACTTTTTAATTCAACCGTTAATAGAAAATGTTATCAAACACGCATTAAACACCTCAAAAAGCCAATCGGTATTAACGATAACAGCACAGCTCAACAACAGTCATTTATACTTATCGGTAAGTGACAATGGCCCATTAACCTCTTTAGATGCTATACACTCTAGTAAAGGCATAGGCCTATCCAACATAAAGCAACGTCTTGAATTATTTTACTGCCATGATTATCAACTCAATATGAACATTAATGAGCCTCATGGTTTAAACGTTGAAATAGTCATCCCTACAGACATAAAAAAACCATAG
- a CDS encoding winged helix-turn-helix domain-containing protein yields MVSFDHVSYRIHYEDTSVELQPLNFKLLRLLWDNANQVVGVNEILEAVWGSRSVSSDTIKQRVFLLRKVIQAEGICDFEIKSIRGEGYKLITHYSAPDSLENRPNTEQMDVPKVGINILSPRLILLFTCFAIFISVFIWQKKLETQTGQNNRLALWLYTDNQATKDSLVKVRRLLTDRVVKSQKYDIQIVLSEFDQALSIPQQARTHRIGLLVFLALEDNTTVNARILEPKTATILSSYQIQIDRVTQELNGQEQLIEAVLSLFNSGKLVLTKDMLVNADHPIWGELVQIASKNN; encoded by the coding sequence ATGGTTAGTTTTGATCACGTTTCCTATCGTATTCATTACGAGGATACTTCCGTTGAATTGCAGCCATTAAATTTTAAATTGCTAAGATTACTATGGGATAATGCTAACCAAGTCGTTGGTGTGAACGAGATACTTGAAGCTGTATGGGGCTCAAGGAGTGTTAGTTCGGATACTATTAAGCAAAGGGTATTTCTGTTACGCAAAGTTATACAAGCAGAGGGAATTTGCGATTTTGAAATAAAATCAATCAGAGGAGAAGGTTATAAACTGATAACTCATTATAGCGCTCCAGATTCTTTAGAAAATCGCCCCAATACCGAGCAAATGGATGTGCCAAAAGTTGGTATTAACATCTTATCACCACGATTGATTTTACTTTTTACCTGTTTCGCTATTTTTATTAGCGTATTTATTTGGCAGAAAAAACTTGAAACACAAACAGGCCAAAATAATCGATTAGCTCTTTGGCTTTATACTGATAATCAAGCAACTAAGGATAGTTTAGTTAAAGTTAGGAGATTGTTAACTGATAGGGTAGTGAAGTCGCAAAAATATGATATTCAGATTGTATTAAGTGAGTTTGATCAAGCATTAAGCATCCCTCAACAAGCAAGAACTCACAGGATCGGATTGTTAGTGTTTTTAGCGTTGGAAGATAACACTACTGTTAATGCGCGCATTCTCGAACCTAAAACTGCAACTATTTTATCAAGCTATCAAATACAAATAGATCGTGTTACTCAAGAACTCAATGGACAAGAGCAACTGATTGAGGCTGTATTGTCTTTATTTAACTCAGGAAAGCTAGTGCTGACTAAAGATATGCTAGTAAATGCAGATCACCCCATTTGGGGGGAGCTTGTTCAAATCGCTTCCAAGAATAATTAA
- the rplS gene encoding 50S ribosomal protein L19, whose product MSNIIKALEQEQMKQDVPAYAPGDTVVVQVKVKEGDKERLQAFEGVVIAVKNRGLHSAFTVRKISSGVGVERVFQTHSPLIDSIEVKRRGDVRQAKLYYLRERSGRSARIKEKLAKK is encoded by the coding sequence ATGAGCAATATTATTAAAGCTCTTGAACAAGAGCAAATGAAGCAAGATGTACCAGCATACGCACCAGGCGATACTGTTGTAGTACAAGTAAAAGTTAAAGAAGGTGATAAAGAGCGTCTTCAAGCGTTTGAAGGTGTTGTTATTGCTGTTAAAAACCGTGGCTTACATTCTGCCTTCACCGTGCGTAAAATCTCTAGCGGTGTAGGTGTTGAGCGTGTATTCCAGACACATAGCCCGTTAATCGATTCAATCGAAGTTAAACGTCGCGGTGATGTTCGTCAAGCTAAACTTTACTACTTACGTGAGCGTTCAGGTCGTTCTGCGCGTATCAAAGAGAAGTTGGCGAAGAAATAA
- a CDS encoding LytR/AlgR family response regulator transcription factor, whose translation MISCIVVDDEEMALERLTREIEKRPGWQVLSRCSEYEEAKQALIEHEPDVCFMDINIIAGSGMELAKALSSLIATQWIFSTAYSEYAVDAFDINAFGYLLKPYENDKLKRLMHKFENHLSSDTKQDVHSSKLAIKSIGEVKIVDVNDIIWIKGASNYLELYFADRMLLHRETLTSIEKKLSKKNFFRVHRSAIVNIDYISKVDSELGRYSSLIMKNGDEVKISSNFKHELFKALGIH comes from the coding sequence ATGATTAGTTGTATTGTTGTTGATGATGAAGAAATGGCGCTTGAGCGTTTAACCAGAGAGATTGAAAAACGTCCAGGTTGGCAAGTCCTTAGTCGTTGCAGCGAATATGAGGAAGCAAAACAAGCATTAATAGAGCACGAACCTGATGTTTGTTTTATGGATATCAATATCATTGCTGGTAGCGGTATGGAGCTCGCAAAAGCATTATCTAGTCTTATTGCTACCCAATGGATATTTTCAACCGCTTACTCTGAATACGCAGTGGATGCATTCGATATTAATGCCTTTGGTTACCTTCTTAAACCCTATGAAAATGACAAATTAAAGCGATTAATGCATAAGTTTGAAAATCACCTTAGTAGCGATACAAAACAAGACGTCCATTCAAGTAAATTGGCGATTAAGTCGATTGGAGAAGTAAAAATAGTCGATGTGAACGACATTATATGGATTAAAGGCGCATCTAATTACCTCGAACTCTATTTTGCCGACCGCATGCTATTGCATCGAGAAACATTAACAAGCATTGAAAAAAAGCTCTCGAAAAAAAATTTTTTCCGAGTTCATCGCTCAGCTATCGTCAATATCGATTATATAAGTAAAGTAGACAGCGAGCTTGGTCGGTATTCCAGTTTGATCATGAAGAATGGCGATGAAGTAAAAATTAGTAGTAACTTTAAACATGAATTATTTAAAGCACTAGGAATACACTAA
- the ffh gene encoding signal recognition particle protein: MFENLSDRLTKSLKNISGRGRLTEDNIKDTLREVRMALLEADVALPVVRDFIAKVKESAVGQDVSKSLTPGQVFVKIVQKELESAMGEVNETLNLKATPPAVVLMAGLQGAGKTTSVAKLSKYLKEREKKKVLVVSADVYRPAAIKQLETLAGEVGVEFFPSDIKQKPVDIANAAINHAKKHYFDVLIVDTAGRLHIDSDMMDEIKALHAAISPVETLFTVDAMTGQDAANTAKAFNDALALTGVILTKTDGDARGGAALSIRHITGKPIKFMGVGEKIEALEPFHPDRIASRILGMGDVLSLIEEVEQKVDRKQAEKLAKKVKSGKGFSLEDFRDQLVQMKSMGGMMGLVDKLPGMGNISDQMKGQMDDKVTVRMEAIINSMTPKERERPEIIKGSRKRRIAAGSGTQIQDVNKLLKQFTQMQKMMKKMSGKGGMQKMMRSMKGMMPPGGGGGMGGFGGFGR, encoded by the coding sequence ATGTTTGAGAATTTATCAGATCGCTTAACGAAATCCCTTAAGAACATTAGTGGTCGTGGCAGACTTACTGAAGACAACATCAAAGACACCTTACGAGAAGTACGTATGGCGCTTTTAGAGGCTGATGTTGCTTTACCCGTAGTACGTGACTTTATTGCTAAAGTGAAAGAGAGCGCAGTAGGACAAGATGTTTCTAAAAGTTTAACCCCAGGGCAAGTATTCGTAAAAATTGTTCAAAAAGAACTTGAAAGTGCGATGGGTGAAGTCAATGAAACTCTCAATTTAAAAGCTACACCGCCTGCTGTTGTATTAATGGCTGGTTTACAAGGTGCGGGTAAAACAACCTCTGTTGCTAAATTGTCGAAATATTTGAAAGAAAGAGAAAAGAAAAAGGTGCTTGTTGTCAGCGCTGATGTTTATCGACCTGCTGCAATAAAACAATTAGAAACGCTTGCTGGCGAAGTAGGGGTTGAGTTCTTTCCAAGTGATATCAAACAGAAGCCGGTTGACATAGCAAACGCTGCGATAAACCATGCCAAAAAACATTATTTTGATGTATTAATTGTTGATACCGCAGGTCGATTGCATATTGACAGTGACATGATGGATGAAATAAAAGCATTACATGCGGCAATTTCACCGGTTGAAACTCTGTTTACTGTTGATGCAATGACAGGTCAAGATGCTGCGAACACCGCCAAAGCATTTAATGATGCATTAGCATTAACCGGTGTGATACTCACTAAAACTGACGGTGATGCTCGCGGTGGTGCTGCCTTATCAATTAGGCATATTACTGGTAAACCTATCAAGTTCATGGGTGTTGGTGAAAAAATTGAAGCCCTAGAGCCCTTTCATCCAGATCGTATTGCTTCACGAATTTTGGGTATGGGGGATGTTTTATCACTTATTGAAGAAGTAGAGCAAAAAGTTGATCGTAAACAAGCCGAAAAATTGGCTAAAAAGGTTAAATCAGGTAAAGGGTTTTCATTAGAAGACTTCCGTGACCAGTTAGTACAAATGAAAAGCATGGGCGGCATGATGGGCTTAGTAGATAAGTTGCCTGGAATGGGGAACATTTCCGATCAAATGAAAGGACAAATGGACGATAAAGTCACGGTGCGAATGGAAGCCATTATAAATTCCATGACACCGAAAGAACGCGAACGTCCTGAGATTATTAAAGGTTCTCGAAAACGTCGTATAGCAGCAGGTTCGGGCACGCAAATTCAAGACGTGAATAAATTGCTTAAACAGTTTACCCAAATGCAAAAAATGATGAAAAAAATGTCAGGCAAAGGTGGCATGCAAAAAATGATGCGTTCAATGAAAGGTATGATGCCGCCGGGTGGCGGCGGTGGTATGGGCGGTTTCGGTGGTTTTGGCCGTTAA
- the rimM gene encoding ribosome maturation factor RimM (Essential for efficient processing of 16S rRNA), with protein MTEVTSNEQIVVGKIGAVYGVKGWLKVHSFTEEQEAILDYFPWSLKLGNKVQTVEVTDWRKHNKGLVVKIDNIDDRDVAQTLVSSEIFVDKTMLPELPDGEFYWRDLIGMTVVTDKGYDLGEVSDLLETGSNDVLVVKANRNDGFGKKERLIPYLEDQVVKSVCIENKQICVDWDPGF; from the coding sequence ATGACTGAAGTAACAAGTAATGAACAAATCGTTGTTGGCAAGATAGGCGCAGTCTATGGTGTCAAGGGCTGGTTGAAAGTTCATTCTTTTACCGAAGAGCAAGAAGCTATCCTCGACTATTTTCCTTGGTCGTTAAAATTAGGAAATAAAGTACAAACAGTCGAAGTGACTGATTGGCGAAAGCACAATAAAGGGTTAGTGGTTAAAATTGACAATATTGATGATCGCGATGTTGCACAAACATTAGTGAGTTCAGAAATATTTGTTGATAAGACCATGTTACCTGAGCTACCCGATGGGGAGTTTTATTGGCGTGACCTAATCGGCATGACCGTTGTGACTGACAAAGGTTATGATTTAGGCGAAGTTTCTGATTTATTGGAAACAGGCTCTAACGATGTACTGGTTGTAAAAGCAAACCGAAATGATGGCTTTGGTAAGAAAGAGCGGTTAATTCCGTATCTTGAAGATCAGGTAGTTAAGTCGGTATGTATTGAAAATAAACAAATTTGTGTTGACTGGGATCCAGGTTTTTAA
- a CDS encoding serine hydrolase domain-containing protein codes for MSLMKYYFLFLFLIGSVSPSKASELHDKLTKITNAYIEQDMFQGNVLVAIDQQVVAFVSSAKLPQSARFEIGSIAKQFTTALMYLLKEKRLVDFNQPISGYIKEFSDYPVGSVTIQELLEHRSGLPRDFVTLAERDITRDLTSLQRLKRLKHISVSQTKTKRYSNAGFALLSLVIEAVAQKPFAQVLESKITKPLALSDTGVISRQNLRSLVQGTNRLNDQLVILPSAPQNYAIGHGAMYSSVFDLYQWQRALIKGEIVSKKSFAQMIEHNHGLFKYSYNWPSNKGANGRAITHGGSNEGFVANVSTYLNHELIVVILSNEKPAYVSALYNQLANAVLGMDEPLPYENLLKQFTQQVISKEMSNALAVFRAAQSAQRWDLPSAVQLNQSGYLYLTHGRLAEAEALFSFLTQVYPDYKNGWDSYAEALTANNKPKEAKKIRTQYLH; via the coding sequence ATGAGCTTAATGAAATACTATTTTTTGTTTTTGTTTCTTATTGGCAGTGTTTCACCCAGTAAAGCTAGTGAACTGCACGATAAACTGACAAAAATTACCAATGCTTATATAGAACAGGACATGTTTCAAGGAAATGTCTTAGTGGCAATTGATCAGCAAGTTGTTGCATTTGTAAGTTCCGCCAAATTACCTCAGTCGGCAAGGTTTGAAATTGGCTCTATAGCAAAACAATTTACAACAGCGCTAATGTATCTTTTGAAAGAGAAGCGACTTGTTGATTTCAACCAACCGATCAGTGGTTACATCAAAGAGTTTTCAGATTATCCCGTTGGTAGCGTAACAATACAAGAGTTGCTAGAGCATAGAAGTGGATTGCCAAGAGATTTTGTAACGTTAGCTGAACGAGATATAACGCGTGATTTGACAAGTTTACAAAGGTTAAAGCGACTAAAGCATATATCTGTCTCGCAAACTAAAACAAAACGTTATTCCAATGCTGGATTTGCACTTCTTTCACTTGTTATTGAAGCGGTGGCTCAGAAACCCTTTGCTCAGGTGCTTGAAAGTAAAATTACAAAGCCTTTAGCCTTATCTGATACCGGTGTTATTTCAAGGCAAAATTTAAGGTCGTTAGTGCAAGGTACCAACCGGCTTAATGACCAATTAGTAATATTGCCGTCTGCACCGCAAAACTATGCAATTGGCCATGGTGCTATGTATTCATCGGTTTTTGATTTATACCAGTGGCAACGAGCGTTAATCAAGGGCGAAATAGTGTCAAAGAAAAGTTTTGCGCAAATGATAGAGCACAATCATGGTTTATTTAAATACTCATATAACTGGCCGAGTAACAAAGGGGCTAATGGACGAGCGATAACCCATGGTGGCTCTAATGAAGGATTTGTTGCGAATGTTTCGACGTATCTAAATCATGAGCTCATTGTCGTTATATTGTCTAATGAAAAACCCGCTTATGTTAGTGCTTTGTATAATCAGCTTGCTAATGCAGTTTTAGGTATGGATGAGCCGTTGCCTTATGAAAATTTACTTAAACAATTCACACAACAAGTCATCTCTAAAGAGATGAGCAATGCATTAGCAGTGTTTCGTGCAGCACAAAGTGCTCAACGGTGGGATCTGCCAAGTGCAGTACAATTGAATCAAAGTGGTTATTTATATCTGACCCATGGTCGGCTGGCGGAAGCCGAAGCATTGTTTTCTTTTTTAACGCAAGTCTATCCTGACTATAAAAATGGTTGGGATAGTTATGCTGAGGCATTAACGGCAAATAACAAGCCTAAAGAAGCGAAAAAAATAAGAACGCAATATTTACACTAA
- the rpsP gene encoding 30S ribosomal protein S16 encodes MVTIRLARGGAKKRPFYQIVVADSRNSRDGRFIEKIGFFNPSAQGQAEKLRLDLDRINHWVGQGAGLSDRVAKLVKDAQAAA; translated from the coding sequence ATGGTTACCATTCGTTTAGCCCGTGGCGGCGCAAAAAAGCGTCCATTCTATCAGATAGTTGTTGCAGATAGCCGTAACTCTCGCGATGGTCGTTTCATCGAGAAGATTGGTTTCTTCAACCCTTCAGCACAAGGTCAAGCGGAAAAATTGCGCTTAGATCTTGATCGTATCAACCACTGGGTTGGTCAAGGCGCTGGTTTATCTGATCGTGTGGCAAAGCTTGTAAAAGATGCTCAAGCTGCAGCATAA
- the trmD gene encoding tRNA (guanosine(37)-N1)-methyltransferase TrmD — translation MSDSKLWIGVISLFPEMFEAITEYGVTGRAIRNGLIEFHTWNPRDFTHDKHRTVDDRPYGGGPGMLMMVEPLREAIEAAKVEADNSVSASGGSRAKVIYLSPQGRKLDQTGVSELAQHDRLIFIAGRYEGIDERLIESHVDEEWSVGDYVLSGGELPAMNMIDAIARFVPGVLGHQQSAEQDSFSDGLLDCPHYTRPEVLDGKSVPKVLLSGNHEHIRQWRQLMSLERTWHRRPELLTDLALTAEQKKLLEKIKQTSVEDRES, via the coding sequence GTGAGTGATAGCAAATTATGGATAGGGGTCATTAGCCTTTTTCCAGAAATGTTTGAAGCAATAACCGAGTATGGGGTGACAGGCCGCGCGATACGTAATGGGTTAATTGAATTTCATACGTGGAATCCAAGAGACTTTACCCATGATAAACACCGTACTGTAGATGACCGACCTTATGGCGGTGGTCCAGGGATGTTAATGATGGTTGAACCATTGCGTGAAGCTATAGAAGCTGCAAAAGTTGAAGCAGATAACTCTGTCTCAGCAAGTGGTGGAAGCCGTGCAAAGGTTATTTATTTGTCACCACAAGGACGTAAACTTGATCAAACTGGTGTAAGTGAATTAGCACAACATGACCGACTGATTTTTATTGCAGGACGTTATGAAGGCATAGATGAACGACTGATTGAATCACATGTTGATGAAGAATGGTCGGTTGGAGATTATGTATTAAGTGGCGGAGAATTACCCGCGATGAACATGATCGATGCCATAGCTCGCTTTGTGCCGGGTGTATTAGGACATCAGCAATCTGCAGAACAAGATTCGTTTTCAGATGGCTTACTTGATTGTCCACATTACACAAGGCCAGAGGTATTAGATGGTAAGTCGGTACCTAAAGTATTGCTTAGTGGTAATCACGAACACATAAGACAGTGGCGTCAATTAATGTCTTTAGAGAGAACTTGGCACAGACGACCTGAACTTTTAACTGACCTAGCTCTGACGGCTGAACAGAAGAAATTGCTTGAGAAAATTAAGCAAACCTCTGTTGAAGATCGTGAATCCTAG
- a CDS encoding serine hydrolase domain-containing protein has product MSKFVVIFVLVFSVCFSCSSFSFVNKIEHTVGLSLEQLRTLSGVAGFSMAAIKDSEVVYSVNSGYWDKALSRPVNSNTRFRLASVSKLVAASLFADLIQQQLIKKSDSLKTLLPQLPEKYHKITIEQLMRHTSGIPHYQAVDACCWETHYISATESLAVLKNRDLLFDPGSQYHYSSFGYTILGAVFEKVTGTTLVDGIEGFINRVSGRVTPIVEDITKRDPHRSNLFTLTRGKPASTPFDDKTYTALGGGLSSTATDLALLADRIVNGNYFSDEIKSLMFQPNYHDVSPKNKMYNVGFGWRVGKDFDGHTVYHHAGVTLGARSFLVVYPEQNLTLAFLSNTSWVSQMETNGFALAKLIRANTYLKSGVEPFEKQQLKGTFNGKEMNGEISCTGSKCVFEDNSGLLSNWLNKYNHVNSRKSAQNANKWPVYRVPDGMLLVTSIGLVFLSKEQQTWGGNIGSKNRIELTGLQSRNNN; this is encoded by the coding sequence ATGAGTAAGTTTGTTGTTATTTTTGTCTTGGTATTTTCGGTATGTTTTTCTTGTTCCAGTTTTAGCTTTGTCAACAAGATAGAGCACACAGTTGGTTTGTCTCTTGAACAATTGCGAACATTATCTGGCGTAGCTGGGTTTTCTATGGCGGCAATTAAAGATAGTGAAGTAGTTTATTCCGTTAATTCGGGGTATTGGGATAAGGCGTTATCACGACCTGTAAATTCAAATACAAGATTTCGACTGGCAAGCGTTTCAAAATTAGTTGCAGCGTCTTTGTTTGCTGATTTAATACAACAACAATTAATAAAAAAATCCGACTCATTAAAAACACTCTTGCCTCAATTGCCTGAAAAATATCATAAAATAACGATTGAGCAATTGATGAGACACACCTCTGGCATACCACATTACCAGGCGGTAGATGCTTGTTGTTGGGAAACACATTATATTTCAGCGACTGAAAGTTTAGCGGTATTAAAAAATAGAGATCTGCTGTTTGATCCAGGCAGTCAGTACCATTATTCGAGTTTTGGTTACACAATTTTAGGTGCTGTTTTTGAAAAAGTAACCGGAACTACTTTAGTTGATGGTATTGAGGGCTTTATAAATCGAGTGTCTGGTCGGGTAACACCAATAGTTGAAGATATAACAAAACGAGATCCGCACCGTTCAAATTTGTTTACTTTAACACGCGGAAAACCTGCATCGACACCTTTTGATGATAAAACGTATACTGCGCTTGGGGGAGGGCTTTCATCAACAGCAACAGACTTAGCACTGTTGGCCGATAGAATTGTTAATGGTAACTATTTTTCTGATGAAATAAAGTCACTTATGTTTCAGCCAAACTATCACGACGTTTCACCTAAAAATAAGATGTATAATGTCGGTTTTGGATGGCGAGTTGGAAAAGATTTTGATGGACATACAGTCTATCACCATGCAGGAGTTACACTCGGAGCGCGTTCTTTTTTAGTTGTATATCCCGAACAAAACCTAACACTCGCTTTTTTATCAAACACTAGCTGGGTTTCTCAAATGGAAACTAATGGCTTTGCTTTAGCTAAGCTTATTCGTGCGAACACTTACCTTAAATCAGGTGTTGAACCTTTTGAAAAACAGCAGTTGAAAGGGACGTTTAATGGCAAAGAAATGAATGGCGAAATATCCTGTACAGGATCAAAGTGCGTTTTTGAAGATAATTCTGGGTTACTTTCAAATTGGTTAAATAAATATAACCATGTTAATAGTAGAAAAAGCGCTCAGAACGCTAATAAATGGCCCGTATATCGAGTACCTGATGGCATGCTTTTAGTCACTTCAATAGGCTTGGTCTTTCTTTCAAAGGAGCAGCAAACTTGGGGTGGCAACATTGGTAGTAAGAATAGAATTGAGTTGACTGGGTTACAGAGTCGTAACAATAACTGA